CCGAAGGGCCGTGGCTGTATCCCGAGGACCAGATCGCCGATCTGCCGATGCGCATGATTGCCGCCGAGATGACCCGCGAAAAGCTGACCCTGCGGTTGCACCAGGAACTGCCCTACCAACTGACCGTGGAAACGGAACACTGGGAAGAACGCGACGACGGCTCGGCCCGGATCGATCAGATGATCTATGTCGCGCGGGATGGCCACAAGGGCATCGTACTGGGCAAGAAGGGCGAGACGATCAAGGCGATCTCGACCTCGGCGCGTCAGGAGATGGAAGAATTCCTTGGCCGCCGCGTCCACCTGTTCCTGCAGGTGAAGGTGCGGGAGAACTGGCTGGAAGAGGCCGAGCGCTATTCCGAGATGGGCCTTAATTTCAAGGACGGCAACTAGGGCGCCGCCCGGCGCTCGCCCCCCCTTTGCGGGGGCACCTTGCCCCGCCCGCCGTCCCACGAGGATCGCCATGCGCCTGACCGCTGAAATCTGGGTGTCGGCCTATCTGACCCGGCTGCGACTGTCCGATATCCCGGCCTTCGTTGTCGCCCATGGCGATGACACCGGCGGCGCGGTGCTGGTCAAGCTGAACACCCTGAATGGGGAGGCGGTGCTGTTCCAGCGCAGTTTCGACATCCTCAGCGGGGATCGCAAATGGATCGAACTGGCGGCGGGCGTCGAAGCGGATGTCGATGCCGCGATAAGCCGACAGCGCGGCTTTGACCCCGATCTCTGGGTGATCGAGGTCGAGGACCGGCAGGGCCGCCACCTGCTGGATGAACCGGGTCTGGCAGACTGACGCCTTGCGGGATCAGCGGCGCAGCATCCGGGCGATAGCGACCAGCACCAGCCCGGCGACAAAGAACGCGAGGCCGATGATCCCCGACCAGATCGTCACCCCATCCCAGCCGACATCCATCGGATCGAGGAAGAAATAGGGATATTTCCCATCCGCATGTCCCCGCGCCAGCACATACAGGATATAGATCAGCGGCCAGGCCAGCCAGGTCAGCGCCGAGCCCGGTGACAGCCGGGCCTTGGGAGCGAAGGCCAGCCACCAGAGCAATGTCAGCACCGGCACCACGCTGTGCAGCCCCAGATCGGCCCAGAAGGCCAGACCGGTCAGCGGCCGCGCCAGCAGCACATGATA
The Pseudooceanicola algae genome window above contains:
- a CDS encoding Pr6Pr family membrane protein, with translation MEFRSRSLSPLARSLAALAALAAAGALILEIVDSVLADPDQALVAILWRHARYFTILTNALVFVTFAGMTLSRRMAWGGWLGGMTTWIAITGLVYHVLLARPLTGLAFWADLGLHSVVPVLTLLWWLAFAPKARLSPGSALTWLAWPLIYILYVLARGHADGKYPYFFLDPMDVGWDGVTIWSGIIGLAFFVAGLVLVAIARMLRR
- a CDS encoding DUF1491 family protein; protein product: MRLTAEIWVSAYLTRLRLSDIPAFVVAHGDDTGGAVLVKLNTLNGEAVLFQRSFDILSGDRKWIELAAGVEADVDAAISRQRGFDPDLWVIEVEDRQGRHLLDEPGLAD